In Paracoccus aminophilus JCM 7686, a single window of DNA contains:
- a CDS encoding ribokinase, with protein sequence MTIYNLGSINIDHIYRLDHLPRPGETLGALDYRLGLGGKGANQSVAAARAGSKVVHLGAMSDADNWVIEVLEGAGVATSGIARMAQTPTGHAIIMVEDGGENSIVLHGGANRALDPEQLAANLSEIGAGDILLMQNETSLQVMAATQAHATGARVVYSAAPFSIDALRAVLPYISVIALNELEAQELFAALGSDLPVDGLLITRGAEGAEYRDLRSGTTHEQAAFKVKAADTTGAGDCFAGWFAAGLDRGEDIPTALRHASAAAALQVTRQGAGNAMPERAEVMQFLGAQG encoded by the coding sequence ATGACGATCTATAATCTCGGCTCGATCAACATCGATCACATCTACCGTCTCGACCACCTGCCCCGCCCGGGCGAGACCCTCGGCGCGCTGGATTACCGGCTGGGCCTTGGCGGCAAGGGCGCGAACCAATCGGTTGCCGCCGCGCGTGCGGGCAGCAAGGTTGTCCATCTCGGCGCGATGTCGGATGCGGACAACTGGGTGATCGAGGTGCTGGAAGGCGCGGGCGTCGCGACCTCGGGGATCGCACGCATGGCCCAAACGCCGACCGGTCACGCGATCATCATGGTCGAGGATGGCGGTGAGAATTCGATCGTGCTGCATGGCGGCGCCAATCGCGCGCTCGACCCCGAGCAGCTTGCCGCGAATCTCTCTGAGATCGGCGCGGGCGACATCCTGTTGATGCAGAATGAGACCTCGCTGCAGGTCATGGCCGCGACGCAGGCCCATGCGACCGGCGCGCGCGTGGTCTATTCCGCCGCCCCCTTCTCGATCGACGCCTTGCGCGCGGTCCTGCCCTATATTTCGGTGATCGCGCTCAACGAGCTTGAGGCGCAGGAGCTCTTTGCCGCACTCGGCAGCGATCTGCCGGTCGATGGCCTCTTGATCACCCGCGGGGCCGAGGGCGCCGAATACCGCGATCTGCGCAGCGGCACCACGCACGAGCAGGCCGCGTTCAAGGTCAAGGCCGCCGACACCACCGGCGCGGGCGATTGCTTCGCGGGTTGGTTTGCCGCCGGGCTTGACCGGGGCGAGGACATCCCGACGGCACTGCGCCATGCTTCCGCTGCGGCGGCCTTGCAGGTAACGCGGCAAGGCGCCGGCAATGCCATGCCCGAACGCGCCGAGGTCATGCAGTTTCTGGGCGCACAGGGCTGA
- a CDS encoding S49 family peptidase, which yields MKIPFLTKKPTVSVIRLQGVIGAGQRGGPALSDAALAPVIERAFRRKKPLAVALAINSPGGSPVQSSLIAARIRRLSEETRVPVYAFVEDMAASGGYWLACAADEIWADESSVLGSIGVISSGFGFADLISRYGIERRVHTAGQSKSMLDPFRPEKPEDIARLNELLLPIHGAFKDYVRARRCNRLDASTDLFTGDVWTGKQAVALGIADGLGHLVPRIQTLYGKDVRLIPYGQRVSPLRRLGLSADDFIEAAERRAIGSQFGLGG from the coding sequence ATGAAAATTCCGTTCCTCACCAAGAAACCCACCGTCTCCGTCATTCGGCTGCAAGGCGTGATCGGCGCCGGGCAGCGTGGCGGTCCCGCGCTGTCGGACGCCGCTTTGGCCCCGGTCATCGAACGCGCCTTCCGCCGCAAGAAGCCTTTGGCGGTGGCCTTGGCGATCAACTCTCCCGGCGGCTCGCCCGTGCAATCGAGCCTGATTGCCGCGCGCATCCGCCGCCTCTCTGAGGAAACCCGCGTCCCGGTCTATGCTTTCGTCGAGGATATGGCGGCCTCGGGCGGCTATTGGCTCGCCTGCGCCGCCGATGAGATCTGGGCCGATGAGAGCTCGGTTCTCGGCTCGATCGGCGTGATCTCCTCGGGTTTCGGCTTTGCCGATCTGATCTCGCGCTATGGGATCGAGCGCCGCGTTCATACCGCCGGGCAATCGAAATCGATGCTCGACCCGTTCCGCCCAGAAAAGCCCGAAGATATCGCCCGGCTGAATGAGCTGCTGTTGCCGATCCACGGCGCCTTCAAGGATTATGTCCGGGCGCGGCGCTGCAACCGGCTTGACGCAAGCACCGATCTCTTCACCGGCGATGTCTGGACCGGCAAACAGGCGGTTGCACTGGGGATTGCCGATGGGCTTGGCCATCTCGTGCCGCGAATCCAGACGCTTTACGGCAAGGATGTTCGCTTGATTCCCTATGGTCAGCGCGTCTCGCCCTTGCGCCGGTTGGGGCTTTCAGCCGATGATTTCATCGAGGCGGCCGAGCGGCGCGCCATAGGCTCACAATTTGGACTGGGCGGTTGA
- a CDS encoding SDR family oxidoreductase produces the protein MTALVTGAGKRLGREIALYLAGRGHNVAIHYNGSAEDAAETVAAARALGVRAEAFHTDLLDLDATEALIPAVTARLGALTVLVNNASIFEYDNLHSATRKSWDRHFGSNLRAPFILTQAFAAQVPPADRSGGEPVAQGVIINMVDQRVLKPTPEFMTYSLAKAGLWALTRTSAQALAPDVRVNAIGPGPTMQGTRQSAEHFARQRQATILERGSDARDVVAAIGFLLDAASVTGQLICTDGGQHLAWKTPDILGVE, from the coding sequence ATGACCGCATTGGTGACAGGCGCGGGCAAAAGGCTCGGCCGAGAGATCGCGCTTTACCTTGCCGGACGCGGCCATAATGTCGCGATCCATTACAATGGCTCGGCCGAGGACGCCGCCGAGACGGTCGCCGCCGCCCGCGCGCTCGGCGTCCGCGCCGAGGCCTTCCATACCGATCTCTTGGATCTCGACGCCACCGAGGCGCTGATCCCGGCGGTGACCGCGCGTCTGGGGGCGCTGACCGTGCTGGTCAACAATGCCTCGATCTTTGAATATGACAATCTGCACAGCGCCACCCGCAAAAGCTGGGATCGCCATTTCGGCTCGAACCTGCGCGCGCCCTTCATTCTGACGCAAGCCTTCGCCGCGCAGGTGCCGCCAGCCGACCGCTCGGGCGGAGAGCCGGTGGCGCAGGGCGTCATCATCAATATGGTCGATCAGCGCGTGCTGAAGCCCACGCCCGAATTCATGACCTATTCGCTGGCCAAGGCCGGGCTCTGGGCGCTGACACGCACCTCGGCGCAGGCTTTGGCCCCCGACGTGCGGGTCAATGCGATTGGCCCCGGCCCGACCATGCAGGGCACCCGCCAAAGCGCCGAGCATTTCGCCCGTCAGCGTCAGGCGACCATCCTTGAGCGCGGCTCTGATGCACGCGATGTGGTCGCCGCGATCGGCTTTTTGCTCGATGCGGCATCGGTGACGGGCCAGCTGATTTGCACAGATGGTGGACAGCATCTGGCTTGGAAAACCCCGGACATTCTAGGGGTTGAGTGA
- the uvrC gene encoding excinuclease ABC subunit UvrC yields MTEEHPENAPVKTGQALIQDYLKTLDSSPGVYRMLDAQGAVLYVGKARNLKARVSNYARASGHSGRIARMIRETCSMMFLTTRTETEALLLEQNLIKQLKPRYNVLLRDDKSFPNILVAKSHEFAQIKKHRGAKSEKGDYYGPFASAGAVNRTLNQLQRVFQLRSCTDSTFQSRTRPCLLFQIKRCAGPCVGRIGLVEYQGLVSDAERFLQGKSTRIQAELATEMNAASENMEYERAAALRDRIKALTAVQSVQAINPRGVPEADVVALYMDGGQACVQVFFIRGNQSWGNRDFYPKLNGVESADEVMQAFLAQFYDGKVPPRMILLSHGIEDPDLMSEILTEKAGRKVVLGVPQRGEKAELVENAARNARESLARRMSESATQLKLLEGLAEKFDLPAAPRRIEIYDNSHIQGTNAVGGMVVSGPEGWMKNQYRKFNIKGTEITPGDDFGMMKEVLTRRFTRLLKEDPDRQTEAWPDLLLIDGGAGQVSAVHEIMAELGVEDVAMVGVAKGVDRDHGKEEFHRIGQRPFALAMNDPVLYFVQRLRDEAHRWAIGTHRAKRAKATMANPLDEIAGVGAARKRALLAHFGSAKAVSRAGLPDLMAVDGISESLAQKILDHFHNQ; encoded by the coding sequence ATGACTGAAGAACACCCAGAGAACGCCCCCGTTAAAACCGGTCAGGCCCTGATCCAGGACTATCTGAAGACCCTCGACAGCTCGCCGGGGGTCTATCGGATGCTGGATGCGCAAGGCGCGGTGCTTTACGTCGGCAAGGCGCGCAATCTGAAGGCGCGGGTCTCGAATTACGCGCGCGCGAGCGGCCATTCGGGGCGGATCGCCCGGATGATCCGCGAGACCTGCTCGATGATGTTTCTCACGACGCGCACCGAGACCGAGGCGCTGCTGCTTGAACAGAACCTCATCAAGCAGCTCAAGCCGCGCTACAACGTGCTTTTGCGCGACGACAAAAGCTTTCCGAATATCCTTGTCGCGAAATCCCATGAATTCGCGCAGATCAAGAAGCACCGCGGCGCGAAATCGGAAAAGGGCGATTATTACGGCCCCTTCGCCAGCGCGGGCGCGGTCAACCGGACGCTGAACCAGCTTCAGCGGGTCTTCCAGCTGCGCTCTTGCACGGATTCGACCTTCCAGTCGCGCACCCGGCCCTGCCTGCTGTTCCAAATCAAGCGCTGCGCCGGGCCCTGCGTCGGCCGGATTGGGCTGGTCGAATATCAGGGCCTCGTTTCGGATGCCGAGCGCTTCTTGCAGGGCAAATCGACCCGCATTCAGGCCGAGCTCGCGACCGAAATGAATGCGGCCTCCGAGAATATGGAATATGAGCGCGCCGCCGCGCTTCGCGACCGCATCAAGGCGCTGACCGCTGTGCAATCCGTGCAGGCGATCAACCCGCGCGGCGTGCCCGAGGCCGATGTCGTGGCGCTTTACATGGATGGTGGGCAGGCCTGCGTTCAGGTCTTCTTCATTCGTGGCAACCAAAGCTGGGGCAACCGCGATTTCTACCCGAAGCTCAACGGCGTCGAATCCGCGGATGAGGTGATGCAGGCCTTCCTTGCGCAGTTTTACGACGGCAAGGTGCCGCCGCGCATGATCCTGTTGAGCCATGGCATCGAAGACCCCGATCTGATGTCCGAGATCCTGACCGAGAAGGCCGGGCGCAAGGTCGTGCTGGGCGTGCCGCAGCGGGGCGAGAAGGCCGAGCTGGTCGAGAATGCCGCGCGCAATGCCCGCGAATCCCTGGCGCGGCGCATGTCGGAAAGCGCGACCCAGTTGAAGCTGCTCGAAGGTCTGGCCGAGAAGTTCGACCTGCCCGCCGCGCCGCGTCGGATCGAGATCTACGACAACTCGCATATCCAAGGCACCAATGCCGTCGGCGGCATGGTCGTCTCCGGTCCCGAAGGCTGGATGAAGAACCAGTATCGCAAGTTCAACATCAAAGGCACCGAGATCACGCCGGGCGATGACTTCGGCATGATGAAAGAGGTGCTGACCCGCCGCTTCACCCGTCTGCTCAAGGAAGATCCCGACCGCCAGACTGAGGCTTGGCCCGATCTCCTGCTGATCGACGGCGGTGCGGGGCAGGTCTCGGCGGTCCATGAGATCATGGCCGAGCTGGGCGTCGAGGATGTGGCGATGGTCGGCGTCGCCAAGGGCGTTGACCGCGACCACGGCAAGGAAGAGTTCCACCGCATCGGCCAGCGCCCCTTCGCGCTCGCGATGAACGACCCGGTGCTTTATTTCGTCCAGCGCCTGCGCGACGAGGCCCACCGTTGGGCCATCGGCACCCATCGCGCGAAACGGGCCAAGGCCACGATGGCCAACCCCTTGGACGAGATCGCGGGTGTGGGTGCGGCACGCAAACGGGCGCTGCTGGCGCATTTCGGCAGCGCCAAGGCGGTCAGCCGGGCGGGTCTGCCCGATCTGATGGCGGTCGACGGGATCAGCGAATCATTGGCGCAAAAGATTCTCGATCACTTTCACAACCAATAG
- a CDS encoding Hint domain-containing protein encodes MATLQFYSIDSIGISRTDTGNSLSGGGNPLSNAQNGDAFSWQNPSNVAMTFTAPNAAVQFDDSDNILTHNPITNQQVTDQKLTGTNVIDGRSYQESPNTILWQNPPGSYVRAEYEVTLYDAQGHSYRMVGVSIVQGYTISPVGVVFLDGRPPSGTTLYYRQNGSAFSNNPSVPLNLLCFAAGTRIRTEAGEVAIEDLRPGMLVETLDNGAQPIVWIGSQRLDAGHLEKSPHLRAIRIRAGALGEGRPARDLVVSPQHRILVCSAIAQRMFGAQEVLVAAKELLMLPGIEIAEDLAELRYFHILLATHQILFAEGAEAESLFIGAQTHASFSAAARDEIAAIFPDLLAGEVEAVRPLLPGHLARRLTARHAKNGKPLNT; translated from the coding sequence ATGGCAACGCTCCAGTTCTATTCGATCGATTCGATCGGCATTTCCCGCACGGATACTGGCAACAGTCTGAGCGGAGGCGGCAATCCCCTCTCCAATGCACAGAACGGCGATGCCTTCTCGTGGCAAAATCCGTCGAATGTGGCCATGACCTTCACCGCGCCCAACGCCGCGGTGCAGTTCGACGACAGCGACAATATCTTGACCCACAACCCGATCACAAATCAGCAGGTCACCGATCAGAAGCTGACCGGCACCAATGTGATCGACGGTCGGTCCTACCAGGAAAGCCCGAACACCATCTTGTGGCAAAACCCGCCCGGCAGCTATGTCCGCGCGGAATATGAAGTTACGCTCTATGACGCGCAGGGCCACAGCTATCGGATGGTGGGCGTCTCGATCGTTCAGGGCTATACGATCTCGCCGGTCGGCGTGGTGTTTCTTGACGGCCGTCCGCCAAGCGGCACGACGCTTTATTACCGCCAGAACGGCTCGGCCTTTAGCAACAACCCCTCGGTGCCGCTGAACCTCTTGTGCTTCGCCGCGGGCACGCGGATCCGCACCGAGGCGGGCGAGGTCGCGATCGAGGATCTGCGTCCGGGCATGTTGGTCGAGACGCTCGACAATGGCGCTCAGCCCATCGTCTGGATCGGCTCGCAACGTCTTGATGCCGGCCATCTCGAAAAATCGCCCCATCTGCGCGCCATTCGCATCCGCGCCGGTGCCTTGGGCGAGGGCCGTCCCGCGCGCGATCTGGTGGTCTCGCCCCAGCACCGCATTCTGGTGTGCTCGGCGATTGCGCAGCGGATGTTTGGCGCGCAAGAGGTGCTGGTCGCGGCGAAAGAGCTGCTGATGCTGCCCGGGATCGAGATCGCCGAGGATCTGGCCGAGCTGCGCTATTTCCACATCCTGCTCGCCACCCATCAGATCCTCTTTGCCGAAGGTGCCGAGGCCGAGTCGCTTTTCATCGGCGCTCAGACCCATGCGAGTTTCAGCGCCGCCGCCCGCGACGAAATCGCAGCGATCTTCCCGGATCTGCTGGCGGGCGAGGTCGAGGCCGTGCGTCCGCTGCTACCCGGACATCTGGCGCGCCGCCTGACCGCGCGCCATGCCAAGAACGGCAAGCCCCTGAACACATGA
- the pgsA gene encoding CDP-diacylglycerol--glycerol-3-phosphate 3-phosphatidyltransferase: MRWNLPNILTLLRLIAAPLVPLMFFFLSRPFADFAALTLFLVAAITDWFDGYLARLWNQQSRFGAAMDPIADKAMVVIALVVITGYSGMNPWLILPATVILFREVFVSGLREFLGAESSKLKVTKIAKWKTTFQMVAIAVLFLGTGLNYYELGHPPLVGETKLPWSDSWSDLATQCGLVLIWVAAILTGITGWDYFSKARPYLRDHHAD, from the coding sequence ATGCGCTGGAACCTGCCAAATATCCTCACCCTGCTCCGGTTGATCGCCGCGCCTCTGGTGCCGCTGATGTTCTTTTTCCTCAGCCGGCCCTTTGCCGATTTCGCGGCGCTGACTCTGTTTCTGGTCGCCGCGATCACCGATTGGTTCGACGGCTATCTGGCCCGGCTGTGGAATCAGCAAAGCCGCTTTGGCGCTGCGATGGACCCGATTGCCGACAAGGCCATGGTGGTGATCGCGCTGGTCGTCATCACCGGCTATTCCGGGATGAACCCCTGGCTGATCCTGCCCGCCACCGTGATTCTCTTCCGCGAGGTCTTCGTCTCGGGCCTGCGCGAGTTTCTGGGCGCGGAGTCGAGCAAGCTCAAGGTCACCAAGATCGCCAAATGGAAAACCACCTTCCAGATGGTGGCGATTGCCGTGCTGTTTCTGGGCACCGGGCTCAACTATTACGAGCTGGGCCATCCGCCGCTGGTGGGCGAAACCAAGTTGCCGTGGTCTGACAGCTGGTCCGATCTGGCAACCCAATGCGGTCTGGTGCTGATCTGGGTTGCCGCGATTCTGACCGGGATCACCGGCTGGGATTATTTCTCGAAAGCCCGGCCCTATCTGCGAGATCATCATGCGGATTGA
- the moaD gene encoding molybdopterin converting factor subunit 1 — MDVLYFAWLRERVGLPRETIETSAPTVRALVAELAALDDWHAAALSDLSAVRVALDQELADLDSPLGQAREIAFFPPMTGG, encoded by the coding sequence ATTGATGTGCTCTATTTCGCCTGGCTGCGCGAGCGCGTCGGCCTGCCGCGCGAAACCATCGAGACCAGCGCCCCGACCGTGCGCGCGCTGGTGGCGGAACTCGCAGCACTTGACGATTGGCACGCGGCCGCGCTTTCGGATCTGTCGGCGGTGCGGGTGGCGCTGGATCAAGAGCTCGCCGATCTCGACAGCCCGCTCGGGCAGGCACGCGAGATCGCCTTCTTCCCGCCGATGACCGGAGGCTGA
- a CDS encoding molybdenum cofactor biosynthesis protein MoaE, with amino-acid sequence MSARVQEAPFDLAAELRDFGAGAGAIVTFQGIVRSEDGRLIALELEHYPGMTEKALTRFGTEAAARFSLSDWRIVHRYGHLAVGAPIMMVATAARHRVAAFEGAEYLMDWLKSRAPFWKREITLEGPGEWVAATDKDESALDRW; translated from the coding sequence ATGTCCGCCCGGGTCCAGGAAGCGCCGTTCGATCTCGCCGCCGAGCTGCGTGATTTTGGCGCAGGCGCCGGGGCCATCGTGACCTTTCAAGGCATCGTGCGCAGCGAGGACGGGCGCCTGATCGCGCTCGAGCTCGAACATTACCCCGGCATGACCGAAAAGGCGCTGACCCGGTTCGGCACCGAAGCGGCTGCGCGCTTTAGCCTCTCGGACTGGCGGATCGTGCATCGCTACGGGCATCTGGCGGTCGGCGCGCCGATCATGATGGTCGCCACCGCCGCCCGCCACCGCGTCGCGGCCTTCGAGGGGGCCGAATATCTGATGGACTGGCTCAAATCGCGCGCGCCCTTCTGGAAGCGCGAAATTACCCTTGAGGGTCCGGGCGAATGGGTGGCCGCCACCGACAAAGACGAATCCGCACTCGATCGTTGGTAG
- a CDS encoding acetyl-CoA carboxylase carboxyltransferase subunit alpha, whose protein sequence is MTYLDFEKPLADIEGKAEELRSLARKGEGVDLEKEAAALDKKADDMLRDLYKNLDPWRKTLVARHPDRPHCVDYISQLFTEYTPLAGDRAFGEDHAVMGGLARFNDAPCIVIGHEKGHDTKSRLVHNFGMARPEGYRKAVRLMDLADRFRIPVIALVDTQGAYPGKGAEERGQSEAIARATEKSLQIGVPLVSVIIGEGGSGGAVAFATANRIAMLEHSIYSVISPEGCASILWRDSEKMREAAMALRLTAQDLKKLGVIDRIIPEPVGGAQRASTDAIASVGREITGMLAELTEMKPAEMIKDRRQKFLDMGSKSLAG, encoded by the coding sequence ATGACCTATCTGGATTTTGAAAAACCCCTTGCCGATATCGAAGGCAAAGCCGAAGAGCTGCGCAGTCTCGCGCGCAAAGGCGAGGGTGTGGATCTGGAGAAAGAAGCCGCCGCACTCGACAAAAAAGCCGATGATATGCTGCGGGATCTTTACAAGAATCTCGATCCCTGGCGGAAAACGCTGGTCGCGCGCCATCCCGACCGGCCGCATTGCGTCGATTACATCAGCCAGCTTTTCACCGAATACACGCCCCTCGCTGGCGACCGCGCCTTTGGCGAGGATCATGCGGTCATGGGCGGGCTTGCCCGGTTCAACGACGCGCCCTGCATCGTCATCGGCCATGAAAAGGGCCATGACACCAAGTCGCGGCTGGTTCACAATTTCGGCATGGCGCGGCCCGAAGGCTATCGCAAAGCCGTCCGTCTGATGGATCTGGCCGACCGCTTCCGCATCCCGGTGATCGCGCTGGTCGATACTCAGGGCGCCTATCCCGGCAAGGGCGCGGAAGAGCGTGGCCAGTCCGAGGCGATTGCCCGCGCCACCGAGAAAAGCCTGCAGATCGGCGTGCCGCTGGTTTCGGTCATCATCGGAGAAGGCGGCTCGGGCGGGGCTGTGGCCTTCGCCACCGCCAACCGCATCGCGATGCTCGAACATTCGATCTATTCGGTGATCTCGCCCGAGGGCTGCGCCTCGATCCTGTGGCGCGATTCCGAGAAAATGCGCGAGGCCGCCATGGCGCTGCGTCTGACCGCACAGGATCTGAAAAAGCTCGGCGTCATCGACCGCATCATCCCCGAGCCGGTCGGCGGCGCGCAGCGTGCCAGCACCGATGCGATTGCCTCGGTCGGGCGTGAAATCACCGGAATGCTCGCCGAGCTGACCGAGATGAAGCCCGCCGAGATGATCAAGGATCGCCGCCAGAAGTTTCTGGACATGGGTTCCAAATCACTGGCGGGCTAA
- a CDS encoding lysozyme inhibitor LprI family protein, with the protein MTRQLALLLCLAATFPSVTAAAPSFDCKKAQTPVEKAICSDDEAAEADRAVGLAFQSLTARAGTALVAALRQDQRDFIAIRDEAFGLGHLDQDQRVPALADRLEMRINMLNWINPEPPVGYEGNWRNTHGLLTITRDDKGQLSLQGETVDQVLGSWVCHLEGPLTEGPEGSLEVATDEGPARLVRKEGFIELTDARPNRTQEYCGLNGGMAGPFFYIGAEDDRQD; encoded by the coding sequence ATGACGCGCCAGCTTGCCCTGCTTCTCTGCCTCGCCGCCACTTTTCCGAGCGTGACGGCGGCCGCTCCTTCCTTCGACTGCAAGAAGGCGCAGACCCCGGTCGAGAAGGCCATTTGTTCGGATGATGAGGCGGCCGAGGCGGATCGCGCCGTCGGTCTGGCCTTTCAAAGCCTGACCGCGCGCGCCGGGACCGCGCTTGTCGCCGCACTGCGTCAGGATCAGCGCGATTTCATCGCCATCCGGGACGAGGCTTTCGGGCTTGGCCATCTCGATCAAGATCAGCGAGTACCCGCGCTCGCCGACCGGCTGGAAATGCGCATCAATATGCTGAACTGGATCAATCCCGAGCCGCCCGTAGGCTATGAGGGCAATTGGAGAAACACCCACGGGCTGTTGACGATTACGCGCGACGACAAGGGCCAGCTGAGCTTGCAGGGCGAGACAGTGGATCAGGTTTTGGGCAGCTGGGTCTGCCATCTCGAAGGGCCGTTGACCGAGGGGCCGGAGGGCAGCCTTGAGGTGGCGACGGATGAGGGTCCGGCCCGGCTTGTGCGGAAAGAGGGCTTCATCGAGCTGACGGATGCGCGCCCGAACCGCACGCAGGAATATTGCGGGCTGAATGGCGGGATGGCGGGGCCGTTTTTCTATATCGGCGCCGAGGATGACCGGCAGGATTGA
- a CDS encoding rhomboid family intramembrane serine protease, whose product MFPIRDHNPSATTPYVTRGLVLLNVVMFLLTMPWAGGLVNLWSELALYPIAIMQHVYLWGLVTHMFLHAGILHIAGNMLFLWIFGDNMEDQLGHVGFLAFYLACGLAAAGAQIAVDPYSDVPMVGASGAIAGVMGGYLLMFPRARVDVVAIIIIFIRIFTIPAWVVLSVWIGLQIFLGLSAGPEDGVAYFAHIGGFAAGLILTVPLFLRRGGPAFWKDHDGRPPHKPTSYRPSNIPSVRR is encoded by the coding sequence ATGTTCCCGATCCGCGATCACAACCCGTCCGCGACGACGCCCTATGTTACGCGCGGCCTCGTCTTGCTGAATGTGGTGATGTTTTTGCTGACCATGCCTTGGGCGGGCGGGCTGGTGAACCTGTGGAGCGAGCTTGCGCTTTATCCGATCGCGATCATGCAGCATGTCTATCTCTGGGGGCTGGTCACCCATATGTTCCTTCATGCCGGGATCCTGCATATCGCGGGGAACATGCTGTTCTTGTGGATCTTCGGCGACAATATGGAAGACCAGCTTGGCCATGTGGGCTTTCTGGCCTTCTATCTCGCCTGCGGGCTCGCCGCCGCCGGAGCCCAGATCGCGGTCGATCCCTATAGCGATGTGCCGATGGTCGGGGCCTCGGGCGCGATTGCCGGGGTGATGGGGGGATATCTTCTGATGTTTCCGCGCGCCCGGGTCGATGTCGTGGCGATCATCATCATCTTCATCCGCATTTTCACCATTCCGGCCTGGGTCGTGCTCTCGGTCTGGATCGGATTGCAGATCTTTCTCGGCCTGAGCGCGGGCCCGGAAGACGGCGTCGCCTATTTTGCCCATATCGGAGGCTTCGCGGCCGGGCTCATCCTGACCGTGCCGCTCTTTTTGCGCCGGGGCGGTCCGGCCTTCTGGAAAGACCATGACGGGCGCCCGCCGCACAAGCCCACGAGCTACCGGCCAAGCAATATCCCGAGCGTGCGGCGCTAG
- the mnmD gene encoding tRNA (5-methylaminomethyl-2-thiouridine)(34)-methyltransferase MnmD: MTDGDQSGLTWRDGIIPVSTRFDDPYFSLNGGLDETRHVFLAGNDLPARLVPGFHVAELGFGTGLNLIALAEVATVPIRFTSFEGFPMDRAELARAHAAFGGIDALSQALCAQWPAPEIQLGQVTARVIIGDVRETLPAWDAQADAWFLDGFSPAKNPEMWGEDLMAEVGRHTAPGGSFATYTAAGHVRRALQAAGFAVERSPGFAGKRHMSRGVKP; encoded by the coding sequence ATGACGGATGGGGACCAGAGCGGGCTGACATGGCGGGACGGGATCATTCCGGTCTCGACGCGGTTTGACGATCCCTATTTCAGCCTGAACGGCGGCTTGGATGAAACACGGCACGTCTTTCTCGCGGGCAATGATCTGCCCGCGCGGCTGGTTCCGGGCTTTCATGTCGCCGAGCTTGGCTTCGGCACCGGGCTCAATCTGATCGCGCTGGCCGAGGTCGCGACCGTGCCGATCCGCTTCACCTCCTTCGAGGGCTTTCCGATGGATCGCGCCGAGCTTGCCCGCGCCCATGCGGCCTTTGGTGGCATCGACGCGCTGTCGCAGGCGCTCTGCGCGCAATGGCCCGCGCCCGAGATCCAGCTGGGGCAGGTCACCGCCCGCGTTATCATCGGCGATGTGCGCGAGACCCTGCCTGCATGGGACGCGCAGGCGGATGCGTGGTTTCTCGACGGCTTTTCTCCGGCGAAAAACCCCGAGATGTGGGGCGAGGATCTGATGGCCGAGGTCGGGCGCCACACCGCGCCGGGCGGCAGCTTTGCCACCTATACCGCTGCGGGCCATGTCCGCCGGGCGCTTCAGGCCGCTGGTTTCGCGGTCGAGCGCAGCCCGGGCTTTGCGGGCAAGCGCCATATGAGCCGGGGAGTGAAGCCCTAG